A stretch of DNA from Corallococcus silvisoli:
TACTCCGGCCACTCGGATGACGAGGGCCTGCTCCTCAAGGGCCAGCGCCTGGACTACGGCGAGCTGCGCCGCGCGCTGGAGGGCCTGCCCGCGGACGTGCGCATCGCGGTGCTGGACTCCTGCGCGTCCGGCGCGTTCGCGCGGCGCAAGGGCGGCGTCGCGCGGCCCGCGTTCCTCGTGGACTCCGGCATCCAGGTGAAGGGCCACGCCATCCTCACCTCGTCCAGCGCGGACGAGGCGTCGCAGGAGTCGGACCGGCTGGGCGGCTCGTTCTTCACCCACCACCTGGTCTCCGGCCTGCGCGGCGCGGCGGACGTCACCCACGACGGCCGCGTCACCCTCACGGAGGCCTACCAGTTCGCCTTCCACGAAACGCTCGCGCGCACGGAGCGCACGCAGGGCGGCGCGCAGCACCCCAACTACGACATCGAGCTCGCGGGCACCGGCGACCTGGTGATGACGGACCTGCGCGCCACCACCGCGGGCCTGGTCCTCGCCGAGCCGCTGGAGGGCCGCCTGTACGTGCGCGACGCGGTGGGCACGCTGGTGGTGGAGGTGCAGAAGCTGTCCGGCCGCGCCACCGAGCTGGGGCTCGCCCCCGGCGCCTACCGGGCGCGGCGCGAGCTGGACGGCGGCGTGTCCGAGGCGACCTTCACGCTGAAGGAGGGCGTGCGCACGTCGCTGGCCCCCGGGGACTTCCTGGGCGTGGGCCACGAGGCCACGGTGATGCGCGGCGGTGGCGCGCTCACGGGCGCCTCGCAGGAGCGGCGGATGTTCCCGGTGAACCTGAGCCTGGTGCCCGGCGTGAGCACCAACACGCTCCGCGCGGGCCGCGCGCCGGTGGAGAACCGGTTCGCGCTGGGCGTCGTCAACGGCGGCACGGCGTTGGGGGGCGGGCTGGCGTTGGGGCTCGTGGGCAACGTGTACGACGCGGAGGTGGTGGGCGCGGCGATGGCGCTGGGCTTCAACACGGCGGGCCGGGAGGTGTCCGGCGTGCAGCTGTCGCTCGTGACCAACGTGGCGGGCGGCGCGGTGAGCGGCGCCCAGGCGTCGCTGGGGCTCAATGTCGCCAACGGGGACGTGGACGGCGTGGGGCAGCTGGCCCTGGGCGCCAACGTCGCGCGCGGCGCGCTGGGCGGTGTGCAGGCCGCGCTGGGCGCCAACATCACCACCTCGGATGCCACCGGCATGCAGCTGTCCCTGGGCGTCAACCACGCCAACGGGACGATGCGCGGCGTGCAGCTGTCGGTGGGCGTCAACTCCGTGGCCACGGAGGCGCGAGGCATCCAGGGGTCGGTGCTGCTCAACCGCGCCCCCTCCCTCACCGGCATGCAGCTGGGGTTGATCAACGTGGGCGGCGACGTCACCGGCATGCAGCTGGGGTTGCTCAACGTCGCGGGCGTGGTGCACGGCATGCAGCTGGGGCTCGTCAACGTCTCCGAGGAGGTGCACGGCGCGCCGGTGGGCCTGGTCACCTACGAGAAGAAGGGCCAGCTGCACCTGGAGGTGTTCGGCAGCGACGTGCAGCTCACGAACGTGGCGCTGAAGTTCGGCGGCAAGTTCTTCTACACCACGCTGCTGGCCGGCCTGGGGCCGGACGACCGCTTCGAGCGCTTCAGCCTGGGCCTGGGTCTGGGCGGTCACATCCCGCTGGGCTCGCGCTTCTGGGTGGACGTGGACGTCGCGAGCAGCCAGGTGCTGTCCACGCGCAAGCCCTTCTCCGGCGACACCGGGAACCTGCTGGGGCAGCTGCGCGCCATGCTGGGCTTCCAGGTGATGCCGCGGCTGGCCGTGTTCGGCGGCCCCACCTACAACGCCTGGATAACCTGGGACGAGCCGCGGTTCGCGAAGCTGTCCACGCTGTCCGTGCGCACGCACGACATCAACGCCACCACGCGGGTGCAGCACTGGCCGGGCTTCCAGCTGGGCGTGCGGCTCTGAGGCGCCGGGACCGCCCGCGAGGCGGTCCCGGGAGCGGCGGGACTCAGCCGACGACGCGGGTGGCGCGCAGCACGGTGGCGTCGCCACCGGGGCCCGCCTTGAGCTTCTTGTCCAGCGAGCCCTCCAGCTTGAGGCCGCCGGGGGCGAAGGCCCGCTGCATCAGCTCGCCCGCCTTCGCGTCGTCCCCGCCGGTGACGGCGCTCAGGTCGATTTCATGGAAGGACTGGAGCTTCTTGTCCGGCGCGTCCGCGCTGAACAGGTCGTAGTGGTCGCAGGGCGGCGCGAAGCAGCGCTTTCCGTTGTCCTTGACGATGTAGACGGTGTTGGCGGTCATGGTGGCGTCTCCGGGTGAAGGGGTGGGGGCGGCCGTGCCCGGCTCGTTGGCGGCGCCAGCGGGCGGGTCCACTTCGGTCCGCTTCAGGTCGGCGGGGGCCGCCGCGCCGGACTCGTCGCTGGACGGCTGAGCGGTGGGGGAAGGCGGCTTGCTGCACGCCACCGGGCCCAGCACGAGCACGGCGGACAGGAGCAGGGAGCGGGCGTTCATGGCGACTCCGGAAGGGGGCGGGTGTCCTCCTTCAACGCGGGAGGGGCGCGGCCGGGTCCACTCTGCCCGGCCGTGCGCCCGCCGGCCAGGGTGACGCGGGCGATTTTTCCCGGTGTCCCACCTGGACGCCCGGGCAGTCCGCTCCCAGGGCCTCCGAAGGGGTCCGCAAGAGGGAACATGGGCGATTCCCTTCGTTGACGCTCCTGCATGCGCAGGCTACATCCGCCCCGTCGCACCGGCTTTCAGGGCCGTGACCTGTAAGGACGCCCACGATGGAATTCCGCATCGCCTCCGACGAGCTGAAGAAGGCCCTCTATCGCGCCCAGGGCATCGTGGAGCGCAAGACGACGATGCCCATCCTCGCCAACGTGCTCCTCACGGCGAACAAGGGCAGCATCACGGTCACGGCCTTCGACCTGGACATCGGCATCGTGTCCGAGCACTCGGCGGACGTGTCCAAGCCGGGCGCGGTCACCCTGAGCGCGAAGTACGTCTTCGACATCGTGCAGAACCTCCCGGACGCGGAGGTGACGCTCAAGAAGCTGGCGAACAACTACGTCGACATCTCCTCCGGCTCCGCGCACTTCAAGATCGTCGGCATGGCCGCCGAGGAGTACCCGAAGCTGCCCAAGGAGGAGAACGCGCCGCTGGTGCAGATCTCCGGCAACACGCTGCTGGAGATGATCAAGAAGACCCAGTTCGCCATCTCCAGCGACGAGACGCGCTACATCCTCAACGGCGTCTTCTTCGAGCCCCAGGCCAGCGGCAAGGTGCGCATGGTGGCCACGGACGGTCACCGGCTGTCGCTCATCGAGCGGGAGATGAACGGCGACTTCAAGTTGAAGAGCGGCGTCATCATCCCGCGCAAGGGCCTGATGGAGCTCAAGCGCCTGCTGGACGAGGCCCCGGACGCCGAGTGCCATCTGGGCTTCGCGGAGAACTCGGCGCTGTTCAAGAAGCCGGGCCTCACCATGGTGATGCGCCTCATCGACGGGCAGTTCCCGGAGTACCAGCGCGTCATCCCCAAGGAGGGCGAGAAGGTCGTCCTCGTGCCCAAGGTGCGCCTGCTGGAGGGCCTCAAGCGCATCGCGCTCTTGTCCGCGGACAAGAGCAACGCCATCCGCATCGGGCTGGAGAAGGGCAAGCTGCTCATCACCGCCAGCAACCCGGACCTGGGCGAGGCGCGCGACGCGCTGGACGTGGACTACAAGGGCAATGACATCACCATCGGCTTCAACGCCCGCTACCTGATGGACGTGCTGGGCGTCACCGACACGGACGAGGTCAGCTTCGAGCTGGGGGACGAGCACAGCCCGGGCGTGCTGCATGGCCCCGGCGACCGCAGCTTCACCGCCGTGGTCATGCCCATGCGCGTCTGAGCCGGACCTCCGTCCACCTTCCCACGCCGCACCTGAAGCACCGTTCCACGTTCGACGCTCCGCGCCATGGGGAGGCCTGCGCCCGGCGCGGGGTCTCCCTATGATGGGGGCGTGGCCACCCGTCCAGACGACCTGAGAGCGCGGCTGGAGGACCGGGCGGACCTCCTGGAGGCCACGCGCCTGCGCTACCGCGCGCTCAAGGGCGTGCTGGAGTCCTTCTTCTGGAAGGACCGGCTGCGCAACCACTTCGAATTGTTGCGGGAGGTGGCGGCGTCCCAGCCGGAGGTGGACGCGACGCTGAGCGCGCTGAAGCGCCGCGCGGAGGCGGAGGCCTGGCCGCGCGACGCCGGGCCCGTCCGGTTGATGAACGAGGTGGCGCGCCTGCGCGAGGCGGTGGCGCGCGCGGCGGAGCGGCGGCTGTCCATGCAGGAGGCCGTCCCGGCCACGCTGGGGGAGGTGTTGCTGCGCCTGGAGACGGAGGTGCTGGACGCGGCGCCGCTGCTGGGCGGAAGGGTCTGGGCCCAGGCGGTGGAGCTGTTGCCGCGCAACCTGCCGGAGCTGCGGGCCGCGTGCGCGGCGGGCGAGGTGTTCGAGCGGGTGTTCAAGCGGCCCGTGGCGGAAGGGGCGCCGGCCTTCTCCGAGGACGAGGCGCGGGAGCTGGCCCGGGCGCTGCCGCTGGGCGCCGCGGCGCTGGTGTCGCTGTGGGAGCGGCTGGAGCGCTATGACACGCGGGGCCGGGTGAAGGACTTCCTCCAGCGGCGCATGCGCCGCGCGCCGACGCGGGTGGCGCGCAGCGGGCCGGAGCTGCTGTTGCACGCGGCCTTCTGGCACGACGTGGCGCGGGTGCGCGTGCGCGCGGTGCTGGAGGCGGAGCTGGCGCCGGTGGTGCCTCGCGAGGCGGAGCTGCCGGCGCTCCTGTCGTGGCGGGCCGCGCGCACGGAGGACCCGGCGCTGCGCCTGGCGGCGAGGGACGTCTTCACGGAGGGCCGCGCGGGGCTGGTGGAGGCCGCGGAGGCGCTGGCGGCGCTGTCGCGCGAGAGGCCCCGGGGCGCCTGGAGCGAGGAGATGGCGTGGGCGCGGCTGGAGCAGGCGGCGCTGCGGGCCCGCACGGAGGAGGGGCCGGAGGCGGAGGCCCTGCGCGACGCCCTGCGCCTCTTCGTGTTGCTGCGCGGACAGGCGAGCACGCCCGCGCGGCTGTTCTCTCCGGAGCACGCGAAGCCGGCCGGGGGGGACGTGGCTCGGGCTGGGGACCTGGTCGCGCTGGTCCAGGCGGCGCGTCACGCGGCCCTGCGGAATGGTGGCTAAAACCAAACGTTGATTTGGGGCGGGTGGAAGGCTTCTGTTAGGTTGATTTGCGATTCACTTCCCGTCGCGAATCCAGCCTATGACCTCACCTGTTCCTCCATCCGCCTCCGACGCGGCTCCGCTGCAGTTCGACCAGGCGGAGTTCACCGAAGCGCCGCCGGTGACGAAGTGCACCGTCTGCCAGCGCGTCATCAAGAGCCTCTACTACGAGGTGAACCAGCGCCTGCTGTGCCCGTCGTGCCGCGAAGACGTGCTGGCGTCGATGGAGGGCGGCTCGAAGCTGAAGCGCTTCATGAAGGCGTCGGTGTTTGGCTTTGGCGCGGCGCTCGCGGGGGCGCTCGTCTACTACCTGGTGAGCCTGAGCGGATACAACATTGGCCTCATCGCCATCCTGGTGGGGTGGATGGTGGGCACGGCGGTGTTCAAGGGCTCCGAGTCGCGGGGGGGGCGGTTCTACCAGCTGCTCGCCGTGGTGCTGACGTACTTCGCGGTGGCCGCCTCGCTCGCGCCGGATGTCTACAAGGAGGTCTCGGAGCAGCCAGTGGCGGAGGCGGGGGCGGAGTCTCCCGCCGAAGACGATGAGCCTCCCTCGCAGGCGGTCAAGGTCGTCCTCGCGGGGGTGATCTCCGTGGCGGCGCCGGTGCTCGTGGGGGTGAACAGTCCCATCTCGGGGCTCATCTATGGCTTCGCGTTGTTCGAGGCCTGGCGCCGCACGCGGCGCACGGAGCTGAACATCGCGGGTCCGTTCAAGCTGGCGGACGCGTCCGGGGCGCCGGCCTCGGAAGACGCGGCGCCCGTGCCGGAGGAGCGCACCGTTGGCTGAAGCGCTCGCGGCGGAGTCCACCCAGCGCTGCGAAGGGTGTGGTTCGGAGCTCGCGCCCCGGCTGCTCACCTGTCCTTCGTGCCGGAAGCTGGTGCATGGAGCGCGCTTGAAGCAGCTGGCGGCGGACGCGCAGGCGGCGTCGGAGCGGGGTGCGCCGGCGGAGGCGCTGGTGTTGTGGCGGGAGGCGCTGGAGCTGCTGCCGCCGGGGACGGGGCAGCACGCGCAGGTGACGGCGCGCGTGACGGCGCTGAGCCAGGAGGTGGACGCGCGGGGGCTGTCGGTGCCCATCGCGGAGGCGGAGCGCAAGCGTTCGGGCATGCCGAAGGTGCTCGCCGGCATGGGCGCGGTGGGCCTGACGCTGTGGAAGTTCAAGTTCGTGCTGGCGCTGCTCCTGGGCAAGGGGAAGCTGTTGCTGCTCGGGCTCACGCAGGCGAGCACGCTGTTCTCCATGTTGCTGGCGTTGGGCGTGTATTGGACGGCGTGGGGCTGGCGCTTCGCGCTGGGGTTGGTGGCGTGCATCTACGTGCATGAGATGGGGCACGTGGCGTCGCTGCGCCGCTTTGGCATGAAGGCGAGCGCGCCCATGTTCATCCCGGGGCTGGGGGCGTTCGTGCGCCTGAAGCAGTCGCCGGTGGATGGGCGCGAGGACGCGCGGGTGGGGTTGGCGGGGCCCATCTGGGGCAGCGCGGCGGCGGTGGTGGTGCTGGTCGCGGCGCTGGTGACGGAGTGGAAGGCGCTGGGCGCCATCGCGCACGCGGCGGCGTGGCTCAACCTGTTCAACCTGCTGCCGCTGTGGTCGTTGGATGGGGGGCGGGGCTTCAGGGCGCTGGCGCGCAAGCAGCGGTGGGTGGCGGTGGCGGTGCTGGGCGCGACGTGGTTCCTCACGGGGGAGAACCTGTTCCTGCTCATCGGGCTGGCGGCGGTGTTCCAGGCGTCCATGGCGAGCGCGCCCGAGGAGGGCGATGCGCGCACGCTGGTGGAGTACAGCGCGCTGGTCGTGGGACTGGGCGCGCTGGGCTGGGCCGCGAACCA
This window harbors:
- a CDS encoding caspase family protein, which codes for MRVLVILLFALGLATSARAAEPSAVRRLALLVGVNDGGPERVKLRYADTDAKAFSQVLSELGGVLPQDRVLLTDVDRAGVLAGFDRLRHLAEGARATGARRVEVLLYYSGHSDDEGLLLKGQRLDYGELRRALEGLPADVRIAVLDSCASGAFARRKGGVARPAFLVDSGIQVKGHAILTSSSADEASQESDRLGGSFFTHHLVSGLRGAADVTHDGRVTLTEAYQFAFHETLARTERTQGGAQHPNYDIELAGTGDLVMTDLRATTAGLVLAEPLEGRLYVRDAVGTLVVEVQKLSGRATELGLAPGAYRARRELDGGVSEATFTLKEGVRTSLAPGDFLGVGHEATVMRGGGALTGASQERRMFPVNLSLVPGVSTNTLRAGRAPVENRFALGVVNGGTALGGGLALGLVGNVYDAEVVGAAMALGFNTAGREVSGVQLSLVTNVAGGAVSGAQASLGLNVANGDVDGVGQLALGANVARGALGGVQAALGANITTSDATGMQLSLGVNHANGTMRGVQLSVGVNSVATEARGIQGSVLLNRAPSLTGMQLGLINVGGDVTGMQLGLLNVAGVVHGMQLGLVNVSEEVHGAPVGLVTYEKKGQLHLEVFGSDVQLTNVALKFGGKFFYTTLLAGLGPDDRFERFSLGLGLGGHIPLGSRFWVDVDVASSQVLSTRKPFSGDTGNLLGQLRAMLGFQVMPRLAVFGGPTYNAWITWDEPRFAKLSTLSVRTHDINATTRVQHWPGFQLGVRL
- a CDS encoding DUF6748 domain-containing protein, whose product is MNARSLLLSAVLVLGPVACSKPPSPTAQPSSDESGAAAPADLKRTEVDPPAGAANEPGTAAPTPSPGDATMTANTVYIVKDNGKRCFAPPCDHYDLFSADAPDKKLQSFHEIDLSAVTGGDDAKAGELMQRAFAPGGLKLEGSLDKKLKAGPGGDATVLRATRVVG
- the dnaN gene encoding DNA polymerase III subunit beta, with translation MEFRIASDELKKALYRAQGIVERKTTMPILANVLLTANKGSITVTAFDLDIGIVSEHSADVSKPGAVTLSAKYVFDIVQNLPDAEVTLKKLANNYVDISSGSAHFKIVGMAAEEYPKLPKEENAPLVQISGNTLLEMIKKTQFAISSDETRYILNGVFFEPQASGKVRMVATDGHRLSLIEREMNGDFKLKSGVIIPRKGLMELKRLLDEAPDAECHLGFAENSALFKKPGLTMVMRLIDGQFPEYQRVIPKEGEKVVLVPKVRLLEGLKRIALLSADKSNAIRIGLEKGKLLITASNPDLGEARDALDVDYKGNDITIGFNARYLMDVLGVTDTDEVSFELGDEHSPGVLHGPGDRSFTAVVMPMRV
- a CDS encoding ATP-binding protein is translated as MATRPDDLRARLEDRADLLEATRLRYRALKGVLESFFWKDRLRNHFELLREVAASQPEVDATLSALKRRAEAEAWPRDAGPVRLMNEVARLREAVARAAERRLSMQEAVPATLGEVLLRLETEVLDAAPLLGGRVWAQAVELLPRNLPELRAACAAGEVFERVFKRPVAEGAPAFSEDEARELARALPLGAAALVSLWERLERYDTRGRVKDFLQRRMRRAPTRVARSGPELLLHAAFWHDVARVRVRAVLEAELAPVVPREAELPALLSWRAARTEDPALRLAARDVFTEGRAGLVEAAEALAALSRERPRGAWSEEMAWARLEQAALRARTEEGPEAEALRDALRLFVLLRGQASTPARLFSPEHAKPAGGDVARAGDLVALVQAARHAALRNGG
- a CDS encoding site-2 protease family protein; the protein is MAEALAAESTQRCEGCGSELAPRLLTCPSCRKLVHGARLKQLAADAQAASERGAPAEALVLWREALELLPPGTGQHAQVTARVTALSQEVDARGLSVPIAEAERKRSGMPKVLAGMGAVGLTLWKFKFVLALLLGKGKLLLLGLTQASTLFSMLLALGVYWTAWGWRFALGLVACIYVHEMGHVASLRRFGMKASAPMFIPGLGAFVRLKQSPVDGREDARVGLAGPIWGSAAAVVVLVAALVTEWKALGAIAHAAAWLNLFNLLPLWSLDGGRGFRALARKQRWVAVAVLGATWFLTGENLFLLIGLAAVFQASMASAPEEGDARTLVEYSALVVGLGALGWAANHWTGATAAL